A window of the Equus asinus isolate D_3611 breed Donkey chromosome 20, EquAss-T2T_v2, whole genome shotgun sequence genome harbors these coding sequences:
- the LOC106831702 gene encoding olfactory receptor 51F1-like encodes MLPIQNNMEILSNLTSKFPAFFLTSIPGLESVHAWISIPFCCLYTVALSGNSMILFVIITQQSLHEPMYYFLSMLSAADLGLTLSTMSTTLGILWFDAREISLDTCIVQMFFLHGFTFMESGVLVSMAFDRYVAICDPLRYTTSLTNSRIIQMGLLMIIRTVVLIVPLLLLLKPLYFCKMNTLSHSYCYHPDVIKLACSDTRANSIWGLINLILTTGVDTPCIILSYILIVCSVLHIASPEERHKVFSTCVSHIGAVTIFYVPMMSLSLVHRYGRTAPKVVHSMMANIYLHLPAVLNPIIYSVKTKQIRKAVCSLLLTK; translated from the coding sequence ATGCTGCCAATCCAGAACAACATGGAGATCCTAAGTAACTTGACATCTAAATTTCCAGCCTTCTTTTTGACCAGTATTCCTGGCCTAGAGTCTGTCCATGCCTGGATCTCCATTCCTTTCTGTTGTCTGTATACCGTTGCCCTCTCTGGGAACAGCATGATCCTGTTTGTCATCATTACCCAGCAGAGTCTCCATGAGCCCATGTACTATTTCCTCTCCATGCTGTCAGCTGCTGACTTGGGCTTGACTCTTTCTACAATGTCAACAACATTAGGCATTCTCTGGTTTGATGCAAGAGAAATCAGTCTGGATACTTGCATTGTCCAGATGTTTTTTCTTCATGGATTTACCTTCATGGAGTCTGGGGTGCTGGTATCTATGGCTTTTGACCGTTATGTGGCGATCTGTGATCCTCTGAGGTACACTACCAGTCTCACTAATTCCAGAATCATTCAGATGGGCCTCTTAATGATTATACGCACTGTGGTATTGATAGTGCCACTACTCTTGCTCCTTAAGCCCCTGtatttctgtaaaatgaataCCCTTTCCCACTCCTACTGTTACCAtccagatgtgattaaattagcaTGTTCTGATACTCGGGCCAACAGCATCTGGGGATTAATTAATCtcatcctgaccacaggagtagATACACCATGCATCATCCTGTCTTATATCTTGATCGTTTGCTCTGTCCTCCATATCGCCTCCCCTGAAGAACGACACAAGGTCTTTAGCACCTGTGTCTCCCACATTGGAGCTGTAACTATTTTCTATGTCCCCATGATGAGCCTGTCCTTGGTGCATCGCTATGGTCGAACAGCACCCAAAGTGGTCCATTCGATGATGGCCAATATATACCTGCATTTGCCCGCTGTCCTCAATCCCATCATCTACagtgtaaaaacaaaacagattcgCAAGGCTGTATGCAGTCTTCTCCTTACAAAATAA